Proteins encoded in a region of the Planococcus citri chromosome 1, ihPlaCitr1.1, whole genome shotgun sequence genome:
- the Miro gene encoding mitochondrial Rho GTPase isoform X2 — translation MVRTSCRRNVRILLVGDKGVGKTSIILSLVSEEFPEDVPSKAEEITIPADVTPELVPTHIVDYSETEQTEEVLTEEIQRAHVICVVYSVINQESLSNVSSYWLPLIRKSTPEPHCPIVLVGNKVDLINDSTYELAGSIMDEYPEIESFIECSAKTLVNISEVFYFAQNAVLHPTAPIYITDKQELTEGCVKALTRIFKICDFDNDGLLSDKELNLFQKRCFDTPLRKEAMQDIKTIISKNINGGISSNNMITLAGFLFLHNLFMQRGRSQTTWAVLRRFGYQENLDISKEYLYPKLTVPNGCSVELSHKGYQFLSSLFERYDKDKDGALCPKEVEAIFSVCPTPAFNSCISNMVSTNSKGWITQEGWFCFWSYTTLFDYATTLEYLAYFGYPITDYENQCTAVQVTRDKKSDILKKQSLRNVYVCHIIGEKGSGKSSLCQTHIGHTLKKENVELAANLHHHGTTNIVNVYCQEKYLILKNIDIRNSTEPLMPSDVNCDVACLVYDSSHTKSFEYVAKVFLKYFSGSNIPVLIVANKIDLGTVRQDYFIQPETFCKENNLPAPIEFSSIRPKKDLFVKLATMAAFPHSLGLIGGYEMISLWRSGVSVKAGVSVTMIALLALFLAKFLKSEKSAR, via the exons ATGGTTAGAACGAGCTGCCGTCGAAACGTTCGAATCCTGCTGGTCGGTGACAAAGGTGTTGGTAAAACTTCGATTATATTATCACTGGTGAGTGAAGAATTCCCCGAAGATGTGCCTTCTAAAGCTGAAGAAATTACAATTCCTGCTGACGTTACTCCCGAATTAGTCCCAACTCATATTGTTGATTACTCCG AAACCGAACAAACTGAAGAAGTTTTGACCGAAGAGATTCAGCGTGCTCATGTCATCTGTGTCGTGTATTCGGTTATAAATCAGGAATCTTTGAGCAATGTATCTTCTTACTGGTTGCCTTTGATCAGAAAAAGTACCCCGGAGCCTCATTGCCCTATTGTTTTAGTGGGTAATAAGGTGGATCTAATTAACGACTCCACATACGAG TTGGCTGGATCCATCATGGACGAATATCcggaaattgaaagttttatcGAG TGTTCTGCTAAAACTTTGGTGAATATAAGCGAAGTGTTTTATTTCGCGCAGAATGCTGTTTTACACCCTACTGCACCCATATACATTACTGACAAACAAGAG ctGACTGAAGGCTGCGTGAAAGCTCTTACTCGCATTTTCAAG atTTGTGATTTTGACAACGATGGTTTATTGAGCGATAAAGAATTGAATTTGTTCCAAAAACGTTGTTTTGATACACCATTGAGGAAGGAAGCGATGCAAGATATAAAAACTATAATCAGTAAAAATATCAACGGTGGTATTTCATCGAATAACATGATCACTCTAGCTG GGTTcttatttttgcataatttattTATGCAAAGAGGAAGAAGCCAGACCACATGGGCGGTATTGAGAAGATTCGGTTATCAAGAGAATCTCGATATATCGAAAGAATATTTATACCCAAA ACTAACCGTACCCAATGGATGCTCAGTAGAACTTTCTCATAAAggatatcaatttttatcaagtttattCGAACGATACGATAAAGACAAAGATGGAGCACTTTGTCCGAAAGAAGTAGAAGCTATTTTCTCCGTTTGCCCAACCCCTGCGTTCAATTCTTGTATATCAAACATGGTCTCCACAAACTCGAAG GGTTGGATCACTCAAGAAGGATGGTTTTGCTTTTGGTCTTATACGACCTTATTTGACTACGCCACCACCTTGGAATACCTGGCGTATTTCGGATACCCTATAACTGATTACGAAAACCAATGCACAGCTGTTCAAG TTACTCGCGATAAAAAATCCGACATTCTTAAAAAACAATCTTTAAGAAATGTTTACGTTTGCCATATAATCGGCGAGAAAGGCAGTGGGAAGTCGAGCCTATGCCAGACACACATAGGTCACACTTTGAAG AAGGAAAACGTCGAACTAGCAGCCAATTTACATCATCATGGTACCACCAATATTGTCAACGTTTATTGCCAAGAGAAGTATTTAATCCTCAAGAATATAGATATAAGAAATAGCACGGAACCATTGATGCCTAGTGATGTTAACTGTGATGTCGCTTGCTTGGTGTACGATTCTAGTCACACGAAATCGTTCGAATACGTCGCCAAAGTTTTTCTG AAATACTTCAGTGGCAGCAATATACCAGTTTTAATCGTCGCGAATAAAATTGACCTCGGAACTGTTCGTCAAGATTACTTCATACAACCTGAAACATTTTGTAAAGAAAACAATCTCCCTGCACCGATTGAATTCTCTAGTATTAGACCAAAGAAAGATTTATTCGTCAAACTCGCTACAATGGCTGCGTTCCC GCACAGTTTAGGACTGATCGGTGGTTACGAAATGATCAGCCTATGGAGAAGCGGTGTCAGCGTTAAAGCAGGAGTTAGCGTCACCATGATCGCGTTACTAGCTTTATTTCTCGccaagtttttgaaatctgaaaaaagtgcGCGATGA
- the Miro gene encoding mitochondrial Rho GTPase isoform X1 encodes MVRTSCRRNVRILLVGDKGVGKTSIILSLVSEEFPEDVPSKAEEITIPADVTPELVPTHIVDYSETEQTEEVLTEEIQRAHVICVVYSVINQESLSNVSSYWLPLIRKSTPEPHCPIVLVGNKVDLINDSTYELAGSIMDEYPEIESFIECSAKTLVNISEVFYFAQNAVLHPTAPIYITDKQELTEGCVKALTRIFKICDFDNDGLLSDKELNLFQKRCFDTPLRKEAMQDIKTIISKNINGGISSNNMITLAGFLFLHNLFMQRGRSQTTWAVLRRFGYQENLDISKEYLYPKLTVPNGCSVELSHKGYQFLSSLFERYDKDKDGALCPKEVEAIFSVCPTPAFNSCISNMVSTNSKGWITQEGWFCFWSYTTLFDYATTLEYLAYFGYPITDYENQCTAVQVTRDKKSDILKKQSLRNVYVCHIIGEKGSGKSSLCQTHIGHTLKKENVELAANLHHHGTTNIVNVYCQEKYLILKNIDIRNSTEPLMPSDVNCDVACLVYDSSHTKSFEYVAKVFLKYFSGSNIPVLIVANKIDLGTVRQDYFIQPETFCKENNLPAPIEFSSIRPKKDLFVKLATMAAFPSVLHSLGLIGGYEMISLWRSGVSVKAGVSVTMIALLALFLAKFLKSEKSAR; translated from the exons ATGGTTAGAACGAGCTGCCGTCGAAACGTTCGAATCCTGCTGGTCGGTGACAAAGGTGTTGGTAAAACTTCGATTATATTATCACTGGTGAGTGAAGAATTCCCCGAAGATGTGCCTTCTAAAGCTGAAGAAATTACAATTCCTGCTGACGTTACTCCCGAATTAGTCCCAACTCATATTGTTGATTACTCCG AAACCGAACAAACTGAAGAAGTTTTGACCGAAGAGATTCAGCGTGCTCATGTCATCTGTGTCGTGTATTCGGTTATAAATCAGGAATCTTTGAGCAATGTATCTTCTTACTGGTTGCCTTTGATCAGAAAAAGTACCCCGGAGCCTCATTGCCCTATTGTTTTAGTGGGTAATAAGGTGGATCTAATTAACGACTCCACATACGAG TTGGCTGGATCCATCATGGACGAATATCcggaaattgaaagttttatcGAG TGTTCTGCTAAAACTTTGGTGAATATAAGCGAAGTGTTTTATTTCGCGCAGAATGCTGTTTTACACCCTACTGCACCCATATACATTACTGACAAACAAGAG ctGACTGAAGGCTGCGTGAAAGCTCTTACTCGCATTTTCAAG atTTGTGATTTTGACAACGATGGTTTATTGAGCGATAAAGAATTGAATTTGTTCCAAAAACGTTGTTTTGATACACCATTGAGGAAGGAAGCGATGCAAGATATAAAAACTATAATCAGTAAAAATATCAACGGTGGTATTTCATCGAATAACATGATCACTCTAGCTG GGTTcttatttttgcataatttattTATGCAAAGAGGAAGAAGCCAGACCACATGGGCGGTATTGAGAAGATTCGGTTATCAAGAGAATCTCGATATATCGAAAGAATATTTATACCCAAA ACTAACCGTACCCAATGGATGCTCAGTAGAACTTTCTCATAAAggatatcaatttttatcaagtttattCGAACGATACGATAAAGACAAAGATGGAGCACTTTGTCCGAAAGAAGTAGAAGCTATTTTCTCCGTTTGCCCAACCCCTGCGTTCAATTCTTGTATATCAAACATGGTCTCCACAAACTCGAAG GGTTGGATCACTCAAGAAGGATGGTTTTGCTTTTGGTCTTATACGACCTTATTTGACTACGCCACCACCTTGGAATACCTGGCGTATTTCGGATACCCTATAACTGATTACGAAAACCAATGCACAGCTGTTCAAG TTACTCGCGATAAAAAATCCGACATTCTTAAAAAACAATCTTTAAGAAATGTTTACGTTTGCCATATAATCGGCGAGAAAGGCAGTGGGAAGTCGAGCCTATGCCAGACACACATAGGTCACACTTTGAAG AAGGAAAACGTCGAACTAGCAGCCAATTTACATCATCATGGTACCACCAATATTGTCAACGTTTATTGCCAAGAGAAGTATTTAATCCTCAAGAATATAGATATAAGAAATAGCACGGAACCATTGATGCCTAGTGATGTTAACTGTGATGTCGCTTGCTTGGTGTACGATTCTAGTCACACGAAATCGTTCGAATACGTCGCCAAAGTTTTTCTG AAATACTTCAGTGGCAGCAATATACCAGTTTTAATCGTCGCGAATAAAATTGACCTCGGAACTGTTCGTCAAGATTACTTCATACAACCTGAAACATTTTGTAAAGAAAACAATCTCCCTGCACCGATTGAATTCTCTAGTATTAGACCAAAGAAAGATTTATTCGTCAAACTCGCTACAATGGCTGCGTTCCCGTCAGTATT GCACAGTTTAGGACTGATCGGTGGTTACGAAATGATCAGCCTATGGAGAAGCGGTGTCAGCGTTAAAGCAGGAGTTAGCGTCACCATGATCGCGTTACTAGCTTTATTTCTCGccaagtttttgaaatctgaaaaaagtgcGCGATGA
- the HPS4 gene encoding uncharacterized protein HPS4 isoform X1 produces the protein MAKELLIVFLYDTEINLREEEDPQNAVVYFYPSWVGANQRMALCGQLIGVTQFLLQGFSFPHIISLNSGKFTMKKIGPYILCVGTDRNISDWVLEKRCEMLHNTLIFFHGNLSVFHEDCEHDVGLERLTNAMEVYLPTLLYAGNIFSNTPTIRLPKSASSIFLEAAQILECLQDRNGVYGGAIFYQNKVVMSQLSTDVSKQIVVMDPYRVKIPVEHFETSFHLPAGVQLLVVYMEQNNLEVLKEQKLPSVSNRKTFVQDKNTENHISSSNKLMDNMKVERSKISTVLEEESELDQPSKISNSDLAEMPDVVKDTVKTLGKPDGNSKFADINVQSYVVDSFKKFTKSTSCSVESLKSSKTVPPKYCSFKNVRDSSDSNDKTPDEIKPSEEKSNFQAYYNTISDPTYPWFRFNGLPASKALHDDRVALYCQDIGSAHQTNAKDENKEDQKTEEKKEANPKRPTSIQLNLETTVKKKTRTANLNLNLKKEVPNFKEICSAVPPSQNDVPLTPLMSKLSMLDLSESKAATSCAKITTPSTSRGPIGLEDISQTFKDSFTEKMKAERPKRPTRVKKRPVEEKKVALKKSVLFVYGYQNISLYLLLDTESGQDKNLINSLWDTCCNSLPDLERHFQQCFESIPQTQTLNATNDSYSFINVHAEWETLQKSGAWTAPQMDLVHKLHEDFNADPTLTDLNIRLDDGVVYGNQMGDSQVFYQQNVGSVAGLPMPSDLMGVILLKAKRRLERDHSVLIL, from the exons ATGGCTAA AGAATTACTGATTGTGTTCCTGTACGACACCGAAATAAACTTGAGAGAAGAGGAAGATCCTCAAAATGCAGTCGTTTACTTTTACCCATCGTGGGTCGGTGCCAATCAAAGAATGGCTTTATGTGGGCAATTGATTGGAGTTACTCAATTCTTGCTCCAAGGATTTTCATTTCCCCACATCATATCGTTGAATAGTGGAAAATTCACGATGAAGAAAATCGGACCCTATATTTTG tgTGTTGGAACCGATCGAAATATTTCGGATTGGGTGTTGGAAAAACGCTGCGAAATGTTACACAAcactttgatatttttccatggGAATTTGAGTGTATTTCATGAAGATTGCGAACATGATGTTGGTCTGGAAAGGCTAACAAATGCTATGGAAGTGTATCTTCCAACTCTTCTTTATGCTGGTAATATTTTCAGCAATACTCCCACCATTCGACTACCTAAG AGCGCCAGTAGTATTTTTTTAGAAGCAGCGCAAATTCTGGAGTGCTTACAAGACAGAAATGGCGTTTATGGAGGtgcaatattttatcaaaacaa GGTTGTTATGTCCCAGTTAAGTACTGATGTTTCGAAACAGATAGTTGTTATGGATCCGTACCGAGTGAAA ATCCCTGTTGAGCATTTTGAAACATCGTTTCATTTACCAGCAGGAGTACAATTATTGGTTGTCTACATGGAGCAGAATAATTTGGAGGTATTGAAAGAACAGAAACTTCCTTCAGTATCTAATAGGAAGACTTTTGTCCAAGATAAG AATACTGAAAATCATATCTCATCTTCCAACAAATTGATGGACAACATGAAAGTAGAAAGGTCTAAAATCAGTACAGTTTTAGAAGAAGAATCCGAGCTTGACCAgccttcaaaaatttccaattccgATTTAGCTGAAATGCCTGATGTTGTAAAAGACACCGTAAAAACGTTGGGGAAACCGGATGGTAATTCGAAATTTGCTGACATAAATGTCCAGTCGTATGTGGTCGATTCTTTTAAGAAATTCACCAAATCGACTTCTTGTTCTGTCGAGAGTTTGAAATCTTCCAAAACCGTGCCAccaaa atattgcagtttcaaaaatgtacgtGATTCCAGCGATTCGAATGATAAAACTCCCGATGAAATTAAACCCTCGGAGgagaaaagtaattttcaagcTTATTACAATACCATATCAGATCCTACTTATCCGTGGTTCCGATTTAACGGGTTACCAGcatcgaaagctctacatgatGATCGTGTTGCTTTATATTGTCAGGACATAGGCAGTGCTCATCAAACTAACGCTAAGG atgaaaataaaGAAGATCAAAAAACGGAGGAGAAAAAAGAGGCCAATCCAAAGAGACCTACTAGTATACAACTGAATCTTGAAACCACTGTCAAAAAGAAAACGAGAACGGCtaatttgaacttgaatttaAAGAAAGAGGTCCCGA atttcaaagaaatttgcTCTGCCGTGCCTCCTTCACAGAACGATGTGCCTTTGACACCGTTAATGTCCAAACTCAGCATGTTAGATTTGTCAGAATCAAAGGCGGCTACTTCCTGCGCGAAAATAACTACGCCATCTACGTCACGAGGTCCTATTGGTTTAGAAGATATATCTCAAACGTTCAAAGACAGctttactgaaaaaatgaaagcagAACGCCCTAAACGACCCACTCGTGTTAAAAAACGGCCCGTGGAGGAGAAAAAAGTCGCTCTGAAAAAATCCGTTTTATTCGTTTACGGATATCAAAATATCTCTTTGTATCTTTTATTGGATACAGAAAGCGGCCaagataaaaatttaatcaattccTTG TGGGATACCTGTTGCAATTCTCTGCCAGATCTAGAAAGACATTTCCAACAATGTTTCGAATCTATACCTCAAACTCAGACATTGAATGCAACTAATGACTCGTATAGTTTCATAAACGTTCATGCTGAGTGGGAAACTCTGCAGAAAAGCGGTGCTTGGACCGCTCCTCAAATGGATTTAGTTCACAAGTTACACGAAGATTTCAACGCTGATCCGACTCTAACAGATTTAAACATTCG ATTGGATGATGGAGTTGTTTATGGGAATCAAATGGGCGATTCTCAAGTATTTTATCAACAGAACGTCGGTTCGGTAGCTGGATTACCAATGCCTTCCGATTTAATGGGAGTTATTTTATTAAAAGCCAAGCGACGCTTGGAGAGAGATCATAGTGTGTTGATTTTGTAA
- the HPS4 gene encoding uncharacterized protein HPS4 isoform X2, whose amino-acid sequence MAKELLIVFLYDTEINLREEEDPQNAVVYFYPSWVGANQRMALCGQLIGVTQFLLQGFSFPHIISLNSGKFTMKKIGPYILCVGTDRNISDWVLEKRCEMLHNTLIFFHGNLSVFHEDCEHDVGLERLTNAMEVYLPTLLYAGNIFSNTPTIRLPKSASSIFLEAAQILECLQDRNGVYGGAIFYQNKVVMSQLSTDVSKQIVVMDPYRVKIPVEHFETSFHLPAGVQLLVVYMEQNNLEVLKEQKLPSVSNRKTFVQDKNTENHISSSNKLMDNMKVERSKISTVLEEESELDQPSKISNSDLAEMPDVVKDTVKTLGKPDGNSKFADINVQSYVVDSFKKFTKSTSCSVESLKSSKTVPPKYCSFKNVRDSSDSNDKTPDEIKPSEEKNENKEDQKTEEKKEANPKRPTSIQLNLETTVKKKTRTANLNLNLKKEVPNFKEICSAVPPSQNDVPLTPLMSKLSMLDLSESKAATSCAKITTPSTSRGPIGLEDISQTFKDSFTEKMKAERPKRPTRVKKRPVEEKKVALKKSVLFVYGYQNISLYLLLDTESGQDKNLINSLWDTCCNSLPDLERHFQQCFESIPQTQTLNATNDSYSFINVHAEWETLQKSGAWTAPQMDLVHKLHEDFNADPTLTDLNIRLDDGVVYGNQMGDSQVFYQQNVGSVAGLPMPSDLMGVILLKAKRRLERDHSVLIL is encoded by the exons ATGGCTAA AGAATTACTGATTGTGTTCCTGTACGACACCGAAATAAACTTGAGAGAAGAGGAAGATCCTCAAAATGCAGTCGTTTACTTTTACCCATCGTGGGTCGGTGCCAATCAAAGAATGGCTTTATGTGGGCAATTGATTGGAGTTACTCAATTCTTGCTCCAAGGATTTTCATTTCCCCACATCATATCGTTGAATAGTGGAAAATTCACGATGAAGAAAATCGGACCCTATATTTTG tgTGTTGGAACCGATCGAAATATTTCGGATTGGGTGTTGGAAAAACGCTGCGAAATGTTACACAAcactttgatatttttccatggGAATTTGAGTGTATTTCATGAAGATTGCGAACATGATGTTGGTCTGGAAAGGCTAACAAATGCTATGGAAGTGTATCTTCCAACTCTTCTTTATGCTGGTAATATTTTCAGCAATACTCCCACCATTCGACTACCTAAG AGCGCCAGTAGTATTTTTTTAGAAGCAGCGCAAATTCTGGAGTGCTTACAAGACAGAAATGGCGTTTATGGAGGtgcaatattttatcaaaacaa GGTTGTTATGTCCCAGTTAAGTACTGATGTTTCGAAACAGATAGTTGTTATGGATCCGTACCGAGTGAAA ATCCCTGTTGAGCATTTTGAAACATCGTTTCATTTACCAGCAGGAGTACAATTATTGGTTGTCTACATGGAGCAGAATAATTTGGAGGTATTGAAAGAACAGAAACTTCCTTCAGTATCTAATAGGAAGACTTTTGTCCAAGATAAG AATACTGAAAATCATATCTCATCTTCCAACAAATTGATGGACAACATGAAAGTAGAAAGGTCTAAAATCAGTACAGTTTTAGAAGAAGAATCCGAGCTTGACCAgccttcaaaaatttccaattccgATTTAGCTGAAATGCCTGATGTTGTAAAAGACACCGTAAAAACGTTGGGGAAACCGGATGGTAATTCGAAATTTGCTGACATAAATGTCCAGTCGTATGTGGTCGATTCTTTTAAGAAATTCACCAAATCGACTTCTTGTTCTGTCGAGAGTTTGAAATCTTCCAAAACCGTGCCAccaaa atattgcagtttcaaaaatgtacgtGATTCCAGCGATTCGAATGATAAAACTCCCGATGAAATTAAACCCTCGGAGgagaaaa atgaaaataaaGAAGATCAAAAAACGGAGGAGAAAAAAGAGGCCAATCCAAAGAGACCTACTAGTATACAACTGAATCTTGAAACCACTGTCAAAAAGAAAACGAGAACGGCtaatttgaacttgaatttaAAGAAAGAGGTCCCGA atttcaaagaaatttgcTCTGCCGTGCCTCCTTCACAGAACGATGTGCCTTTGACACCGTTAATGTCCAAACTCAGCATGTTAGATTTGTCAGAATCAAAGGCGGCTACTTCCTGCGCGAAAATAACTACGCCATCTACGTCACGAGGTCCTATTGGTTTAGAAGATATATCTCAAACGTTCAAAGACAGctttactgaaaaaatgaaagcagAACGCCCTAAACGACCCACTCGTGTTAAAAAACGGCCCGTGGAGGAGAAAAAAGTCGCTCTGAAAAAATCCGTTTTATTCGTTTACGGATATCAAAATATCTCTTTGTATCTTTTATTGGATACAGAAAGCGGCCaagataaaaatttaatcaattccTTG TGGGATACCTGTTGCAATTCTCTGCCAGATCTAGAAAGACATTTCCAACAATGTTTCGAATCTATACCTCAAACTCAGACATTGAATGCAACTAATGACTCGTATAGTTTCATAAACGTTCATGCTGAGTGGGAAACTCTGCAGAAAAGCGGTGCTTGGACCGCTCCTCAAATGGATTTAGTTCACAAGTTACACGAAGATTTCAACGCTGATCCGACTCTAACAGATTTAAACATTCG ATTGGATGATGGAGTTGTTTATGGGAATCAAATGGGCGATTCTCAAGTATTTTATCAACAGAACGTCGGTTCGGTAGCTGGATTACCAATGCCTTCCGATTTAATGGGAGTTATTTTATTAAAAGCCAAGCGACGCTTGGAGAGAGATCATAGTGTGTTGATTTTGTAA
- the LOC135831125 gene encoding uncharacterized protein LOC135831125 — protein MSAYSTPTRVCFDEGSSPSCNQSFYFTPQETFTHLTPQTRSRKRATPFKGKVPKFNICDDVVSRSEDNLRRNNDRTGVSSPIPISARDTVKWACQNAHSAKEAVISIDKENIGLRFCSTPSLPLRRPQIGYTPLRNISNQSNDKNATVFEARISSVGKHFDLRIRTEADVDQPTKCSVVRNSPTFTSNGSSKEPPMNVSAIESNDEIEKNRTLLRDFGEGHRLQRKSIISSSEIILKNETLSCDKNSLDSSVTPLLVEKKESAKKIKFWRFVKIKKKLRISPVKRLLTKSTRYLILFKEKIAERISRHPIKTLINPKLEEVSCIPTETNSVQTQRICSLCLDNLCNKEEAMSKVLSALMTKLTSMEEELKEIKDHVKNNANSISNHGTNVRLPPLPPPPPPPPPPPLNFLNSEDQSGTLKRKLTTPENADHAVKRPAIKNEKTQFSITVEDLRSVKLRKTPAHVFKPRERNQSNTVNSDEVLRSSRMKKNRSVKNCAKRAQSLAELSSRENVSFNRDVVIDSSNASTPCGENPSIICIHEETPVSSKNTLVNNRPQKRKEWLMKSPIRKRVNTGNNSSVSCDFESKY, from the exons ATGAGCGCTTATTCTACTCCAACGAGAGTATGTTTTGACGAAGGATCTTCTCCGAGCTGCAATCAGTCCTTTTACTTTACTCCTCAAGAAACGTTCACTCATCTCACTCCTCAAACCAGATCGAGAAAACGTGCGACTCCGTTCAAAGGAAAAGTGCCGAAATTCAACATCTGCGACGACGTAGTCTCAAGATCAGAAGATAATTTACGTAGAAATAATGATCGCACTGGCGTTAGTTCACCAATTCCGATCTCTGCCCGAGATACTGTTAAATGGGCATGTCAGAACGCGCATTCCGCGAAAGAAGCGGTGATATCTATCGATAAAGAAAACATTGGTCTTAGATTTTGTTCGACGCCTTCTCTACCACTTCGTAGACCTCAGATCGGATATACGCCTTTGAGAAATATCTCTAATCAATCGAATGACAAAAACGCTACCGTTTTTGAAGCTCGAATATCCAGTGTTGGTAAACATTTTGACTTGAGGATAAGAACGGAAGCTGACGTTGATCAACCCACCAAGTGTAGCGTTGTTCGAAACAGTCCAACTTTTACATCTAATGGCAGTAGTAAAGAACCGCCGATGAATGTTTCGGCGATAGAATCGAAtgatgaaattgagaaaaataggaCTTTGTTACGGGACTTTGGAGAAGGTCATAGATTGCAGCGAAAATCCATTATAAGTAGTTccgaaataattttgaaaaatgaaactctgAGTTGTGATAAAAATTCGTTGGACAGTTCTGTAACTCCTTTATTAGTTGAAAAG AAAGAATcagctaaaaaaatcaaattttggcgattTGTCAAGATtaagaaaaagttgagaatttcacCAGTGAAACGATTACTCACCAAGTCCACGAGATATTTGATCTTATTCAAGGAAAAAATTGCTGAG cgCATTTCGCGACATCCGATTAAAACCCTGATTAATCCAAAGCTAGAAGAAGTTTCGTGTATTCCAACTGAAACAAATTCAGTTCAAACGCAGCGAATTTGTTCGCTGTGCCTTGATAATTTATGTAACAAAGAAGAGGCTATGTCCAAAGTGTTATCAGCCCTCATGACGAAATTGACCTCGATGGAGGAAGAATTGAAAGAGATTAAAGACCATGTTAAGAATAATG CGAACAGCATTTCAAACCATGGCACCAATGTTCGACTTCCTCCTCTACCACCTCCTCCcccgccaccaccaccaccgccgCTGAATTTCTTGAACTCGGAAGACCAGTCCGGAACTTTAAAGAGAAAGCTTACCACGCCCGAAAATGCTGATCATGCAGTGAAAAGACCGGCGATCAAAAACGAAAAGACTCAATTTTCTATTACTGTAGAAGATCTTAGAAGTGTGAAACTAAGAAAAACGCCTGCTCATGTTTTTAAACCT CGCGAAAGAAACCAGTCAAACACGGTGAACAGCGATGAAGTTTTGCGATCATCAAGGATGAAGAAAAATAGAAGCGTTAAAAATTGTGCTAAACGAGCCCAAAGCTTAGCAGAATTAAGTTCTAG aGAAAATGTTTCGTTTAACCGAGATGTTGTAATAGACTCGAGTAATGCGAGCACGCCTTGTGGAGAAAATCCCTCAATTATTTGCATACACGAGGAAACTCCGGTCAGTAGTAAGAATACTTTGGTAAATAATCGACCTCAGAAAAGAAAAGAATGGTTGATGAAATCACCTATTAGAAAACGAGTCAACACAGGCAATAATTCTAGTGTTAGTTGCGATTTTGAATCTAAATATTGA
- the LOC135831129 gene encoding BTB/POZ domain-containing adapter for CUL3-mediated RhoA degradation protein 3: MSGDQKTTINGSPSQYVKLNVGGSLHYTTIGTLTKHDTMLRAMFSGRMEVLTDSEGWILIDRSGKHFGTILSFLRDGMVTLPETSKDLADLMAEAKYYCITPLVESCEQALKYKQREVEPICRVPLITSLKEEQLLISSTSKPVVKLLINRHNNKYSYTGTSDDNLLKNIELFDKLSLRFNGRVLFIKDVIGSNEICCWSFYGHEKKVAEVCCTSIVYATDKKHTKVEFPEARIYEETLNILLYESRTEPDQELMKATSTRGAVPGVSSYTSDEEEERSGLARLRSNKQYNTSQSQ; the protein is encoded by the exons ATGTCCGGAGATCAAAAAACCACAATTAATGGAAGTCCTTCTCAATATGTTAAATTAAACGTCGGTGGTTCTCTTCATTACACAACTATTGGTACGTTGACAAAACACGACACCATGTTGAGAGCTATGTTTTCTGGACGAATGGAAGTCCTCACGGATTCCGAAG GTTGGATTCTGATTGACAGGAGTGGAAAACACTTCGGAACGATTCTCAGTTTTTTACGAGATGGCATGGTCACTCTTCCTGAGACGTCTAAAGATCTTGCTGATTTGATGGCCGAAGCGAAATACTACTGTATTACTCCTCTCGTTGAATCGTGCGAACAAGCTTTAAAGTACAAGCAACGCGAAGTTGAACCTATTTGTCGAGTTCCGTTGATTACTTCGTTGAAAGAAGAACAACTATTGATAAGTTCCACATCTAAA CCGGTTGTGAAATTATTAATCAATCGACACAATAACAAGTATTCTTATACAGG AACCTCTGATGATAATCTCCTGAAGAACATAGAACTTTTCGATAAATTATCTCTTAGATTTAATGGTCGCGTACTATTCATCAAAGATGTCATAGGATCGAATGAAATATGCTGCTGGAGTTTTTACGGCCACGAGAAAAAAGTCGCCGAAGTTTGTTGCACTTCCATTGTGTATGCTACTGATAAAAAACATACCAAA GTTGAATTTCCCGAAGCTAGAATATACGAAGAGACTTTGAACATTTTACTATACGAAAGTAGAACCGAACCTGATCAAGAATTGATGAAAGCCACATCTACGCGAGGAGCTGTTCCAGGGGTATCTTCGTATACCAGCGATGAGGAAGAAGAGCGTTCCGGTTTAGCTCGGTTGAGATCTAATAAACAGTATAATACTTCTCAAAGTCAATGA